One window from the genome of Rubinisphaera margarita encodes:
- a CDS encoding alpha/beta hydrolase, with the protein MFRTPFRSLVAGLLTLCLLPAITLAEITVEENIIYGTGGGQELMLDLARPDGEGPFPAIVFIHGGGWHGGSRKGYIPAIKEAARRGYVAVTITYRLMTFDQTKKETTTAAPIFPAQIEDAKAAVRWVRAKAEKYQVDPDRIGVTGGSAGGHLSLLVGLSDDKDGLEGSGGNPQQSSRVQAVVNVYGPTEMARCYETSSVDWIFRLFMGGTPEEVSETYTKASPITYVSSDDPPVLTLQGDSDLLVPVEQARLLDEKMKAVGATHELIVFEGQGHGFQGEAGVKAITAMWDFFEKHLKP; encoded by the coding sequence ATGTTTCGCACCCCGTTCCGCTCGCTTGTTGCCGGTCTGCTGACTCTGTGCCTCCTGCCCGCAATCACTCTCGCTGAGATCACGGTCGAAGAGAACATCATCTACGGCACCGGAGGCGGTCAGGAACTGATGCTCGATCTGGCCAGGCCAGACGGCGAAGGCCCGTTCCCAGCGATTGTCTTCATCCATGGCGGCGGCTGGCACGGCGGTTCGAGAAAGGGATACATACCAGCCATTAAGGAAGCCGCCCGACGCGGCTATGTCGCCGTCACAATCACTTACCGGCTGATGACGTTCGATCAGACGAAGAAGGAAACGACGACGGCTGCCCCTATCTTCCCGGCTCAGATCGAAGACGCCAAAGCCGCCGTGCGGTGGGTGAGGGCGAAAGCAGAGAAGTATCAGGTCGATCCAGACCGCATCGGCGTCACAGGAGGGTCGGCGGGAGGACATCTCTCGCTGCTGGTTGGTCTCAGCGACGATAAAGACGGCCTGGAAGGAAGCGGGGGGAATCCTCAGCAGTCGAGTCGCGTGCAGGCCGTGGTGAATGTCTACGGTCCGACGGAGATGGCTCGCTGCTACGAGACCAGTTCGGTCGACTGGATCTTTCGTCTGTTCATGGGAGGAACTCCGGAAGAAGTGTCTGAAACCTACACAAAAGCAAGCCCGATCACTTATGTCAGCAGCGACGATCCGCCCGTGCTCACGCTGCAGGGGGACAGCGATCTGCTCGTTCCGGTTGAACAGGCTCGCTTGCTGGATGAGAAAATGAAAGCGGTCGGCGCGACCCACGAATTGATTGTCTTTGAAGGGCAGGGGCATGGATTTCAGGGCGAGGCGGGCGTGAAAGCAATCACGGCGATGTGGGACTTCTTCGAGAAGCATCTGAAACCGTAG